CGTGGCGGTGGTCGACATGACCGCGGTGGCCGGCATCGTCGGCGGAGGCGGCATCGGCGACTTCGCGCTGGCGTATGGGCACCAGCGCTGGAATCAGGAAGTGGTGTGGATCTCGGTGGCCGTGATCGTCGTGATCGTGCAACTGGTGCAGCTGCTCGGCAACAAGCTGGCGCGGAAGGCGCTGCGGCACTAGCCGCCGTGCGCGAGCGCTGCGAAAACGGCCGAACGCCGGCGCCGCGGCGGCCGCGCTCGGCCGTTTTCGCGGCGCTCACCGACGGAATGTCTGCGGGGCGGGGCGAGGCGCGGGGCTACTCCGCGATGACCCGGGCGCCGTGTACCGGGCCGGTCACGCGCACCACGTTCAGCTGCGCGGCGCTCAGTGCGATCTGCAGCTCCAGGGCGCTGTCGAGGTCGGCGGCGAGGAACGCCACGGTGGGGCCGGAGCCCGACACGATCCCGGCCAGCGCCCCGTTCTCCTCGCCGAGTTCGAGCACCGTGGTCAGGCCGTGCTCCAGCTGCAGCGCGGGCGCCTGCAGGTCGTTGTGCAGGGTGTCGGCGAGCATCTGCGGGTCGCCGGCGCGGAGCGCGTGCAGCACGCTCATGTCCACGTTGGGCGCGGACGAGACCGGCAGGATGTCGCGGCCGTTGCGCTCGCGGTGCTCGTCGAGCGCGTGGTACACCACCGGGGTGGAGAGCCCGAAGTCGGCCAGCACCAGCACCCACTGGAACTGCCCCCGCGCGAGCGCCGGGCTGAGCTGATCGCCGCGGCCGGTGCCGATTGCGGTGCCGCCGGTCAGTGCGAAGGGAACATCGGCGCCGAGCTGCGCGGCGAGTTCGAGCAGTTTCTCCCGCGGCAGGTCTGTGCCCCAGAGCGTGTCGCAGGCCAGCAGTGTGGCCGCGGCATCCGCTGATCCGCCTCCCATTCCGCCGGCGACGGGCACGTGCTTGTCGATCTCGAGTCGCACCCCGCCGGTGTATCCGGTCGTCGCGGCCAGCAGTTTCGCGGCCTTGATGGCGATGTTCGAGTCGTCGGTGGGCACCCGGTCAAGCGACACGGTTCCGGTGACGGAGACCGAGAAGTCGTCGGCCGGGTAGGCGCGCACGTCCTCGTACAGCGAGACGGACTGGAACGCCGTCGCCAGGTCGTGGTAGCCGTCATCCTGCAACGAGCCAACCTTGAGAAAAACATTGATCTTGCCCGGCGCCCTCGTGTGCACCATTCGAGGGGTAGAACCGGGCGTCATGCAACTAACTTACTGGTGCGCCGAGCCAGCACGGTGCACGCCCCGTCAGCCGAGGTCTGCGGCGATATCGGTGAGCAGGCGAGCGAGGGTCGGCTTCGCGTGTTCCACCCGGGAACCGTCGATGATGCCGGAGTGCGTGAGGTTCAGCGCGGTCTTGCCGTTCTTATCTTCGAGTGACGCGAGCACTGCCTCGCCGTCGACCTTCCAGCGCGCATACGGGCGCTTCACCTCAGTCTTCGACGAGGATGGCGCGTGGCCGAACTCGGCGGAGACCAGGCGGATCGTGGCGTCGAGCACTGCCGGCACCGGATGCGGCACGGTCTTGGTGGCGCTCACCGAGAAGGTGCCGTCGCCCTGCTGGCCGGGTAGCCGCATCCCGCGCTCCTGCTCGTAGCGCACCGTGACGCTCTGCGCCCACCAGCCGTCGACACCCTGCACGTCGACCAGCCAACGGGCGATCTCGGTGTGCGTCCAGAGGGTCGCCTTCTCGACGTCGAGCAGCGCGAACCAGTCATCCGGAGCCTTGCCGGTGGCCTTCAGCATGGCCTCGTCGCTGAGATTGCTCTTGTGGTCGGATACGCCGTTGCTCATGCCCCCCAGTCTGGCACTGGCGGACGCCGATATGGCTCGGGCGCGGGACGATCGGTGCGCCGGCAGGGCGTGTGCGCAGAACGGCAGCGATTCGCGGCGACACGCCGTGCTGCACGGTTTTTGGACGGCGTGTCGCTGCGGAATGCTGCCGTTCTGCGCGGCACCGGGTTTCGAGACGGCCGCGAGCGGCCTCCTCAACCAACGACAGGGGCCGCGGGCGGCCTCCTCAACCGGCGAAGGAGCTCGGGCTCAGGCTGCGGCGCTCACCCGCGCCACCCGCAGGAAGTCGTCGATGGTGAGCTCCTCACCACGCGCCGTCGGCTTCAGCCCGGCCGCTTCCAGTCGGGCGGATGCCGTGGCCGAGTCCCCGAATACCACCGACAGCGATTGCCGCAGCATTTTGCGGCGCTGTTGGAACGCGGCATCCACCAGGGCGAAGGTGGCCAGCCGCTCCGCCTCGGTTCCCGGAGCCTGCCCGCGGGTGAAGCCGACCAGGATCGAGTCGACGTTCGGCACCGGCCAGAACACCTGCCGGCTGACCAGCCCCGACGTCTTCCACTTTCCGTACCAGGCAGCCTTCAGGCTCGGCGCGCCGTACACCTTGGAGCCGGGACCGGCGGCCAGTCGTTGCCCGACCTCGGCCTGCACCATCACCAGCCCGTGCTCGAGCGACGGGAAGTGCTCGAGGAAATGCAGCAGCACCGGCACCGAGATGTTGTACGGCAGGTTGGCGACCAGCGCCGACGGTTCCGCCGGCAACGATGTGACCCGCATCGCGTCGTTCGTGACCACCGTGAGCGGCGCGCCCGGCTGCAGCAGCTCCACTGTCTTCGGCAACTGCTCGGCCAGGCGCTTGTCGATTTCGACGGCGATGACGGATGCCCCGGCCTCCAGCAGCCCGAGCGTCAAGGAGCCGAGTCCCGGCCCGATCTCCACCACGGTTGACCCAGCTGCGACGTGCGCGGCGGCGACGATGCGCCGCACCGTGTTGCCGTCGTGCACGAAGTTCTGGCCGAGCTTCTTCGTCGGCTGGATGCCGAGCAGTTCGGCGAGGTCGCGGATCTCCGCCGGTCCGAGCAGACTCATTGCGCCAGCACCGGTTCGGACTCCCAGCTGCCGTACACCGCTTCGGTGTTCGACGAGATCTGAGCGGCCAGCATCGACACGTCGGTGCCGAGGTGCGCGGCCATCGCCCGCAGCGTATGCGGGAGCAGGTACGGCGCATTCGGGCGGCCGCGGTACGGCTCCGGGGTCAGGTACGGGGCATCCGTCTCCACCAGCAGCAGTGCGCGCGGTGCGGCGTCGAGCGCGCCGCGCAGGGTGCCGGCGTTCTTGAAGGACACTGTGCCGGCGAAGGACATGTACCAGCCGTTCTCGGTGCAGATCTCGGCCAGTTCGGCGTCGCCGCTGAAGCAGTGGAACACGGTGCGCTCCGGCGCGCCGACCCGCTTCAGGGTGGCGATCACGTCGGCGTGCGCGTCGCGGTCGTGGATCTGCAGCGCAAGGTCGCGCTGCTTGGCGATCTCGATGTGCGCCTCGAAGGCGCGGAACTGGGCGTCGCGGCCGTCTTCGCCGGTGCGGTAGAAGTCGAGTCCGGTCTCACCGACGGCGCGCACGCGGGGGCGGCCGGCCAGTTCGTCGATGGCGGAGAGCGCGTCGTCGAGGGTTCCGGATGTCGCAAGCTCGGGTGTGTCGTTCGGGTGCAGCGCCACGGCGGCGAGCACTCGCGGCTCACGGCTCGCGATCTCCGCGGACCAGCGGGAGGTCGCGACATCCGTCCCCACCTGCACGACGCCGCGCACGCCCACGCTGGAGGCCCGGTCGAGCTGCTCCCGGTAGTCGATCGGGGTGTCGCCGTCGGCGATTTCCAGGTGGGTGTGGTTGTCGTAGACCGGAACCACCAGCGCCTCGGGCAGCGGCGGGTACTGCAGGTCGCGGCCCTCGGCGGCATGCCGGGCGCGCAGGTGGGGGTCGGTCACGGTGCTGCTACGGGCTCGTGCTCGATGCGGGGGAACAGGGTGCCCTCGAGAGCGCTGACGCGGTCGCCGCCGGTCCAGTCGGGGGCCTCGGTGATCACGACATCCTGCACATCGCCGTCGCCGCCGAGCGCGGTCCACAGCTTCTGGGTGGCGTCGGGGATCACCGGGGAAAGCAGCACGGCGAGCGTGCCGAGCCCGCGCAGCGCAGTGTGCAGCACGGTGCCGAGGCGTTCCCGGGTCTCGTCGCTCTTGGCGAGCACCCACGGCTCCTGCTCGGTGATGTAGCCGTTCAGGGCGTCGACGAGCTGCCAGATCTCGGCGAGGGCGTCGTGGATCGCAAGATCCGCGATGGCCTGGTCGGCGGCATCCGTCGCTGCCCGTTCCACCGTCTTGATCGCCAGATCGGCCTGACTGAGCTCACCGGCGGTCGGGATCTCCCCGTCGTAGTAGCGGTTCACCATGGCGATCACGCGCGAGGCGAGGTTGCCGAAGCCGTTGGCGAGCTCGGCCTGGTAGCGGGCGGCCAGGTCTTCCCAGCTGAACGAGCCGTCCTGGCCGAAGTTGATCGCGCTCATGAAGTAGTAGCGGAAAGCGTCGGCCCCGAAGGTGTCGGTGATCTGCTGCGGGGCGATGCCGGTGAGCTTCGACTTGGACATCTTCTCGCCGCCGACCAGCAGCCAGCCGTGGCCGAAGACCCGGTCGGACACCGGCAGCCCGGCGGCCATCAGCATCGCCGGCCAGATCACGGCGTGGAAGCGGGCGATGTCCTTGCCGACCAGCTGCACGGCGGGCCAGCGGCGCTGGAACTGCTCGTCGTCCACGCCGTAGCCGATCGCGGTGACGTAGTTCAGCAGCGCCTCGAACCAGACGTAGACGACGTGCTTGTCGTCCCACGGGATCTGGATGCCCCAGTCGAAGCTCGACCGGGAGATCGACAGGTCGCGCAGCCCCTGCTTGACGAACTGGATGACCTCGTTGCGCACGCTCTCCGGCTGCACGAACTGCGGGTTCTGCTCGTACAGGTCGAGCAGGCGCTGCTCGAAGTCGCTCATCCGGAAGAAGTAGTTGGTCTCCTTCAGCACCTCGACCGGCTTGGAGTGAATGGCGCAGACCTGCTGCCCCTCGTACTCCCCGGTGCCGGCGACCAGGTCGCTCGGCTGCTTGTACTCTTCGCAGCCGACGCAGTAGTGGCCCTCGAACTCGCCCTGGTAGATGAAGCCGTCGTCGTAGAGCTTCTGCAGGAAGATCCTGACGCCGTTCTCGTGCCGCTCATCGGTGGTGCGGATGAAGTCGTCGTTCTTGATGTTGATCGTCTCGAGCAGCGGCTTCCACGCCGACTCGACCAGCTCGTCGGCCCAGGCCTGCGGCGTGGTGTTGTTCGCCACCGCGGTGCGCAGAATCTTCTGGCCGTGCTCGTCGGTTCCGGTCAGCAGCCAGGTGTCATCGCCGCGCTGGCGGTGCCAGCGCGCGAGCACATCGGCCGCGACCTCGGTGTAGGCGTGACCGATGTGCGGCACATCGTTCACATAGAAGATGGGCGTCGCGATATAGAAGGACTCGCCGGAAGACATGGCTAATATCCTACGGTTCCCCGGTTGCCCGTTACGGCGGGGCCGCCGCCGCGTGGCTCAAGGGACGTCCTGGATCACCAGCAGCATGGTTCCCTCAGGGTCGCGCACGTAGGCCACGCGTTCACCCCACGGCATCTCGGCCGCGGGCACGACCACGGCTCCCCCGTGCTGGGCGACGTCGCTGAGCAGTGCGTCCAGATGCGGCACGTACACGCACAGGTCGATGGCGTGACCCGTCGCCGGCAGTGGCGTCTCGCCGTACATCGCCGGTTCGGTGCCACCGCCGAGCGCGATCGTGCTGGCGCCCACTCGCAGGGTCAGGTACGCAGGCTCACCCTGCTCGGGAAATTGGTAGGTCTGCACGCCACCGAACGCGGCCTCGTAGAACGCCTTCATCGCCGACAGATCGCGGCAGTTGATGATCGGAAACACTTCACGCCTGGCCATGCGGCGAGCCTAGGTCGGCTGCGTGCGGGGATCTAGGGCGCCGGCACTTCAGGATCGCCCATGGCGAGCCACCCCCGTTCGAGGTGCAACTCCTGGCAACCGGCATCATTTCGACCATGGCCACACCAAGCTATGACCGCAAGCAGAAAACACCGTCGTTTTGAGGAGAGCCCTTTGCAACACCACCTTCGTCGCCGCCGTCCCATGATCGCCGCACTCTCCGTGGCCTGTGTGGGGGTGCTCGGCTTCACCGTTGCTGCCGGCACCGCCGCCGTCGCCGCGCCTCGACCCGCGAACGACCCGATCTCAGCAACGCTCAGTGCCGTGCCAACGGTCGAGGGGCCGATCACGCAGACCGTCGACAGCCACCTTTGGTCGACCATGCAGCACGCGCGCGTTCCCTTCGACGTCGCCGATCGCGGCTACGTCGAAGAGGAGTTCTTCCTCTCGGGTACCGCGAACGTCTACGACAACGCCGGGGGCGAGCTCGAGGTCGTCACCGCCGACGTGCCCTACGTCAACAACATCCTGGTCAGGCGCCCGGCGCAGAAGTCCGACTCCTCCGGAGTGGTGCTCGTTGACATCCTCAACGCATCCAACGGCTTCCCCGGCGAAGACCACTGGCGTCGCATGTCGGACTGGGCCATGCAAGAGGGGCACACCGTCATCGGCGTGACGTCGAAGCCGATCCAGGTCGACGCGCTGAAGAACTTCGACGCCGAGCGATACGCAGATTTGAGCTGGAACGTCGAGGACGTCGAGCGTCAACCGATCATCGCCGACCCGCAGAACCCCGGCTCGTTCAACCCGTTCATGGTTGTGCCCGGCGCCGAAGAGGGCCTGGCCTGGGACATCCTGACCCAGGTCGGCACGCTGCTCGACGCCAAGGACGGCCGCGCGGTTCTCGGCGGCCAGAAGGCTAAGACCGTGCTGCTGATGGGTCAGTCGCAGTCCGGCGTGTATGTCAACACCTACGCCACGAACTTTCACGAGGCAGTGACCGAGGCCAACAGGGGGCCAATTTTCGACGGGTACCTCAACACCGTGGGCGCCGTCGTGGAGCGGCCGCTGCAGCAGTCCGCGCAGGGTGGCTTCGTCACCGTGCCGGGTTCTGAGCCGGCCCTCGACGTCCCGTTCATCACCGTCACGTCGGAGGGTGACGCCGGGCTCTTCGGCGCCGCGACGCTCGCCGAGAAGAACCTTCCCGAGAACCGGCGGCACTGGCAAGTGCCGGCGACTCCGCACACCGACCTGCTCTCGCCGGTAATCCCGGCCGACGACCAGATCTACCAGGCCGGTCGCCTGCCGAACACCGCCGTTCATAACCAGGCCTTCCGCGACTCCCTCAACCCCTACCCGATCGAGCCCACCGTCATCGCGGCCGCCGAGGCGCTGGTGAAATGGAGCAAGACGAACAAGGATGCCGCGGCGTCGCAGTGGTTCGACCAGACGAACGGTGCGCTCGCCCGCGACGACACCGGCAACGTCACCGGCGGCATCCGGTACGGCCTCATCGAGCACCCGCTGGGCCAGTATCTCGGCGGCGTCGCCCCGGGTGCGGTCTACGGCTCGGTCGACCTGATCTCGGCCGAGGAGTTCGCGGCGGCTTACGGCACCCGCGAGGCGTACCTCGCGCAGGTTGCCGAGGTCGATGCCACGCAGATCAAGGCCGGCTACCTCACCGAGTACGGCGCTGCGTACTTCCAGAACGTCGCCAACTTGCTCATGGACCGCATCGGCGTGCCGGCAGCCGGCTGACGGTCGGTGCCGCGGTCGACGAGGCCCTGATCCGTCAGACTGCGATGCGATCGGATGACCCGGGCTTGAGCTCGGGTCATCCGTTGCGTCACCGAAGTGCCGCCGGCAGTGCGCCGGTTCACTTCAGCCGCAGCGCGCCTTCGTAGAGGTCCCGACGAGAAAGCCCGGTCGCCTCCGCGACTTCGGCCGCGGCATCTTTCAAGCGGATGCCGCCAGCCTGCAGTTCTCGCACCTGGGCGATGCCCTGCTCGAGGTCGGCGATCGCGGGCGCCGCTCCCTCGACGACGATGACGATCTCGCCCTTCACCCCGGCGGCGGCCCACTCCACCAGCTCGGCCGCGGTGCCACGGCGCACCTCTTCGAACTTCTTGGTCAGTTCCCGGGCAACCACCACCCGGCGGTTGGCGCCAAGCGCGGTGGCGAGGTCGGTGAGGCTGTCCGCGATCCGGTTCGGGGATTCGAAGAACACCATGGTGCGCTCCTCGCGGGCGAGCTGCTTGAAGTAGGAGACGCGGCTCTTGCGCGGCACGAAGCCCTCGAAGGTGAACCGGTCGGTGGGCAGCCCGCTCACGGCGAGCGCGGTGAGCACCGCGCTCGGCCCGGGAAGCGCGGTCACGGTGACGCCGGCGCGGGCGGCCTCGGCCACCAGTGGGAAACCGGGGTCGCTGATCGCCGGCATTCCGGCGTCGGTGAGCACCAGCACATCCGCGTCGCGGGCCAGTTCCACGATCTCGGCGGCCTTCTGCGTCTCGTTGTGCTCGTGCAGCGCGATCAGCCGCGGCCGGTTCTCGACACCGAGCGCACGCATCAGGTGCACGGCGGTGCGGGTGTCTTCGGCGGCGATGGTCTCGGCGTTCTCGAGCGCCTCGATCAGGCGGCGGCTCGCGTCGCCCAGGTTGCCGATGGGAGTTGCCGCGAGGATGATCACGCTGCCCATTGTCGCAGCCGTTGCCGGCGAGCCTCAGCCCAGGACCGCCCCGGCACCCTTCCCCGCGGGCTTCGGATCGGGAATGCGCAACATGCGGAACGAGAGAAGCAGCCCGATCAGCCCCGCGCCGATGGGGATCAGCAACGCGATCTGCAGGGCGA
This Salinibacterium sp. ZJ450 DNA region includes the following protein-coding sequences:
- a CDS encoding 4-(cytidine 5'-diphospho)-2-C-methyl-D-erythritol kinase codes for the protein MTPGSTPRMVHTRAPGKINVFLKVGSLQDDGYHDLATAFQSVSLYEDVRAYPADDFSVSVTGTVSLDRVPTDDSNIAIKAAKLLAATTGYTGGVRLEIDKHVPVAGGMGGGSADAAATLLACDTLWGTDLPREKLLELAAQLGADVPFALTGGTAIGTGRGDQLSPALARGQFQWVLVLADFGLSTPVVYHALDEHRERNGRDILPVSSAPNVDMSVLHALRAGDPQMLADTLHNDLQAPALQLEHGLTTVLELGEENGALAGIVSGSGPTVAFLAADLDSALELQIALSAAQLNVVRVTGPVHGARVIAE
- the rsmA gene encoding 16S rRNA (adenine(1518)-N(6)/adenine(1519)-N(6))-dimethyltransferase RsmA — translated: MSLLGPAEIRDLAELLGIQPTKKLGQNFVHDGNTVRRIVAAAHVAAGSTVVEIGPGLGSLTLGLLEAGASVIAVEIDKRLAEQLPKTVELLQPGAPLTVVTNDAMRVTSLPAEPSALVANLPYNISVPVLLHFLEHFPSLEHGLVMVQAEVGQRLAAGPGSKVYGAPSLKAAWYGKWKTSGLVSRQVFWPVPNVDSILVGFTRGQAPGTEAERLATFALVDAAFQQRRKMLRQSLSVVFGDSATASARLEAAGLKPTARGEELTIDDFLRVARVSAAA
- a CDS encoding TatD family hydrolase; translated protein: MTDPHLRARHAAEGRDLQYPPLPEALVVPVYDNHTHLEIADGDTPIDYREQLDRASSVGVRGVVQVGTDVATSRWSAEIASREPRVLAAVALHPNDTPELATSGTLDDALSAIDELAGRPRVRAVGETGLDFYRTGEDGRDAQFRAFEAHIEIAKQRDLALQIHDRDAHADVIATLKRVGAPERTVFHCFSGDAELAEICTENGWYMSFAGTVSFKNAGTLRGALDAAPRALLLVETDAPYLTPEPYRGRPNAPYLLPHTLRAMAAHLGTDVSMLAAQISSNTEAVYGSWESEPVLAQ
- the metG gene encoding methionine--tRNA ligase, with the protein product MSSGESFYIATPIFYVNDVPHIGHAYTEVAADVLARWHRQRGDDTWLLTGTDEHGQKILRTAVANNTTPQAWADELVESAWKPLLETINIKNDDFIRTTDERHENGVRIFLQKLYDDGFIYQGEFEGHYCVGCEEYKQPSDLVAGTGEYEGQQVCAIHSKPVEVLKETNYFFRMSDFEQRLLDLYEQNPQFVQPESVRNEVIQFVKQGLRDLSISRSSFDWGIQIPWDDKHVVYVWFEALLNYVTAIGYGVDDEQFQRRWPAVQLVGKDIARFHAVIWPAMLMAAGLPVSDRVFGHGWLLVGGEKMSKSKLTGIAPQQITDTFGADAFRYYFMSAINFGQDGSFSWEDLAARYQAELANGFGNLASRVIAMVNRYYDGEIPTAGELSQADLAIKTVERAATDAADQAIADLAIHDALAEIWQLVDALNGYITEQEPWVLAKSDETRERLGTVLHTALRGLGTLAVLLSPVIPDATQKLWTALGGDGDVQDVVITEAPDWTGGDRVSALEGTLFPRIEHEPVAAP
- a CDS encoding glyoxalase/bleomycin resistance/extradiol dioxygenase family protein is translated as MARREVFPIINCRDLSAMKAFYEAAFGGVQTYQFPEQGEPAYLTLRVGASTIALGGGTEPAMYGETPLPATGHAIDLCVYVPHLDALLSDVAQHGGAVVVPAAEMPWGERVAYVRDPEGTMLLVIQDVP
- a CDS encoding alpha/beta hydrolase domain-containing protein; protein product: MIAALSVACVGVLGFTVAAGTAAVAAPRPANDPISATLSAVPTVEGPITQTVDSHLWSTMQHARVPFDVADRGYVEEEFFLSGTANVYDNAGGELEVVTADVPYVNNILVRRPAQKSDSSGVVLVDILNASNGFPGEDHWRRMSDWAMQEGHTVIGVTSKPIQVDALKNFDAERYADLSWNVEDVERQPIIADPQNPGSFNPFMVVPGAEEGLAWDILTQVGTLLDAKDGRAVLGGQKAKTVLLMGQSQSGVYVNTYATNFHEAVTEANRGPIFDGYLNTVGAVVERPLQQSAQGGFVTVPGSEPALDVPFITVTSEGDAGLFGAATLAEKNLPENRRHWQVPATPHTDLLSPVIPADDQIYQAGRLPNTAVHNQAFRDSLNPYPIEPTVIAAAEALVKWSKTNKDAAASQWFDQTNGALARDDTGNVTGGIRYGLIEHPLGQYLGGVAPGAVYGSVDLISAEEFAAAYGTREAYLAQVAEVDATQIKAGYLTEYGAAYFQNVANLLMDRIGVPAAG
- the rsmI gene encoding 16S rRNA (cytidine(1402)-2'-O)-methyltransferase, yielding MIILAATPIGNLGDASRRLIEALENAETIAAEDTRTAVHLMRALGVENRPRLIALHEHNETQKAAEIVELARDADVLVLTDAGMPAISDPGFPLVAEAARAGVTVTALPGPSAVLTALAVSGLPTDRFTFEGFVPRKSRVSYFKQLAREERTMVFFESPNRIADSLTDLATALGANRRVVVARELTKKFEEVRRGTAAELVEWAAAGVKGEIVIVVEGAAPAIADLEQGIAQVRELQAGGIRLKDAAAEVAEATGLSRRDLYEGALRLK